In the genome of Variibacter gotjawalensis, one region contains:
- a CDS encoding L,D-transpeptidase produces the protein MTEQAKKSRPIKAIRFQTLPVILAAFVVLAPLSLEAAPRKTKASRPAQAAEATAPRQAGEPIMAIVSIKSQQVTLYDADDWIVRAPVSTGTKGRETPAGVFALVEKKEDHRSNMYDDAHMPHMQRITWNGIAMHGGPLPGYAASHGCVRLPFGFAERIFGKTRMGMRVIISPNDAAPVSIAHPMLFSSQADAVAAAPSRAQTLSREAEDAAKAVDAAKKAVVTTARDAKPVSAALRKFEAAKKRADVELAAAEKALANAKDDAARAKAEERQQKAAAKAAEASAQLEATQADGKAKLDAAAAAKEAVKAAETKKTETAKAARDAKLASVPVSLYVSRATQKLYVRRSTQKPEPDGGERYDYSIEVPIQIRNPEKPIGTHVFTAMARGDNGLRWSAVTIDEADSAKDALDRITIPKDVLDRIAPTALPRSSIIISDEPLSRETNYRTEFVAVLSKQPQGGFITRKPTPKVEVASAREDDYGGPFSWFQQRRAPEPRYDPWGREPRYQPQPQQPQRGWRW, from the coding sequence ATGACAGAACAAGCAAAAAAGTCGCGGCCCATCAAAGCGATACGATTTCAAACCCTTCCGGTAATCCTCGCGGCCTTCGTGGTTCTGGCGCCCCTCAGCCTTGAGGCTGCGCCACGAAAAACCAAGGCATCGCGCCCTGCGCAGGCCGCCGAAGCGACCGCGCCGCGTCAAGCCGGCGAGCCGATCATGGCGATCGTGTCGATCAAGTCACAGCAGGTCACGCTTTACGACGCCGACGACTGGATCGTGCGCGCGCCGGTGTCCACCGGCACCAAAGGGCGCGAGACCCCGGCGGGCGTCTTCGCTTTGGTCGAGAAGAAGGAAGACCATCGCTCGAACATGTACGACGATGCCCACATGCCGCATATGCAGCGCATCACGTGGAACGGCATCGCGATGCATGGCGGGCCTCTCCCAGGATATGCGGCGTCGCACGGCTGCGTGCGTCTGCCTTTTGGATTTGCGGAACGCATCTTCGGCAAGACGCGCATGGGCATGCGCGTCATCATCTCGCCGAACGATGCGGCGCCGGTCAGCATTGCTCACCCTATGCTTTTCTCGTCGCAAGCGGACGCCGTCGCGGCGGCGCCTTCACGCGCGCAAACGCTTTCACGCGAGGCCGAGGACGCCGCCAAAGCCGTCGACGCCGCGAAGAAGGCCGTGGTGACGACAGCGCGCGACGCCAAACCCGTCAGTGCCGCGCTACGAAAGTTCGAAGCTGCCAAGAAACGCGCGGACGTCGAGCTCGCCGCCGCCGAGAAAGCCCTCGCCAACGCGAAAGACGATGCGGCCAGAGCGAAGGCCGAGGAGCGTCAGCAAAAAGCTGCAGCGAAGGCCGCTGAAGCTTCGGCACAGCTTGAGGCCACTCAGGCCGACGGGAAAGCGAAGCTCGACGCTGCAGCCGCCGCCAAGGAAGCCGTGAAGGCAGCGGAGACGAAGAAGACCGAAACCGCGAAGGCGGCGCGCGATGCAAAGCTCGCGTCGGTGCCGGTCTCGCTCTACGTCAGCCGCGCGACGCAAAAGCTTTACGTCCGGCGCTCTACGCAGAAACCGGAGCCGGATGGTGGCGAGCGCTACGACTACAGCATCGAAGTTCCGATTCAGATCCGCAATCCCGAGAAGCCGATCGGCACTCACGTCTTCACCGCGATGGCACGCGGCGACAATGGTTTGCGCTGGTCGGCGGTAACGATCGACGAAGCCGACAGCGCGAAGGATGCGCTTGATCGCATCACGATCCCGAAAGATGTGCTCGACCGTATCGCACCTACGGCCCTGCCACGTTCGTCGATCATCATTTCGGATGAGCCGCTGAGCCGCGAAACAAACTACCGCACCGAGTTCGTCGCGGTGCTGAGCAAGCAGCCGCAGGGCGGCTTCATCACACGCAAGCCGACGCCGAAAGTCGAAGTCGCAAGCGCTCGAGAGGACGATTACGGCGGACCCTTCTCGTGGTTCCAGCAACGCCGAGCCCCCGAGCCACGCTATGACCCGTGGGGCCGCGAGCCACGCTATCAACCGCAGCCGCAGCAACCACAACGCGGGTGGCGTTGGTAG
- a CDS encoding catalase has protein sequence MATTKKRSSKSATAQTGAGGELHQTATAADARITTNHGVPIGDNQNSLKAGARGPSLLEDFVLREKIQHFDHERIPERIVHARGSAAHGTFELTHSLKKFSRAKILTEVGAKTDVFVRFSTVAGGAGSVDTPRDVRGFAVKFYTKEGNWDLVGNNIPVFFIQDAIKFPDLIHAVKMEADRGYPQAASAHDTFWDFIGLMPESTHMIMWAMSDRTIPRSLRMIEGFGVNTFRLLDDKDRATFVKFHWRPKLGTQSTCWDEAVKIAGADPDYHRRDLYEAIASGNFPEWDFGVQVLTQEQADKLPFDILDATKVIPEEMVPLKIIGRLVLNRNPDNFFAETEQSAFLPTNMPPGIDVSEDPLLQGRLFSYQDTQLSRLGTVNFHQIPINRAKGCPFQNMQRDGQMQTQVFTGRANYEPNSLAQAGEQAGPREDASAGFKTYALPLDGVKIRQRSESFADHFSHARLFYRSQTESEQAHIASALVFELSKVTLPHVRARVLANVRNVDEDLAARVASGMNVELPAASKPAVAPIDMKPSPMLRIVGKYPESLQGRAVGILVTDGADGAVVNAVRKAVEAEGGTVKIVAPKIGGVTLKNGKVLAADGQLAGTPSVLFDAVAIIVSEDGCAELVTEGAAVDFAKDAFGHLKAIGHSAEAQPLLEKAGVVADDGVVLLARDVEAFLTPARTRQWDREPSVRMLA, from the coding sequence ATGGCCACAACGAAAAAACGATCGTCGAAAAGCGCGACGGCTCAGACCGGCGCCGGAGGCGAGCTGCATCAGACCGCGACGGCTGCGGATGCGAGGATCACCACCAATCACGGCGTACCGATCGGCGATAACCAAAATTCGCTCAAGGCGGGCGCGCGCGGACCGTCGCTGCTGGAAGACTTCGTGCTGCGCGAGAAAATTCAGCACTTCGACCATGAGCGCATTCCGGAGCGCATCGTGCACGCGCGCGGCTCGGCCGCGCACGGCACTTTCGAGCTGACGCATTCGCTCAAAAAATTCTCCCGCGCAAAGATCCTCACTGAGGTAGGTGCGAAGACCGATGTGTTTGTGCGGTTCTCGACCGTCGCGGGCGGTGCCGGCTCTGTCGATACGCCGCGCGATGTTCGCGGCTTCGCGGTCAAGTTCTACACGAAGGAAGGCAATTGGGACTTGGTCGGCAACAATATCCCGGTGTTCTTCATCCAGGATGCGATCAAATTTCCGGACCTCATTCACGCCGTCAAGATGGAAGCCGACCGCGGTTATCCGCAGGCCGCGAGTGCTCACGATACGTTTTGGGATTTCATCGGTCTGATGCCGGAGTCGACCCACATGATCATGTGGGCGATGTCGGATCGCACCATTCCGCGTTCCCTGCGCATGATCGAGGGCTTCGGCGTCAATACCTTCAGACTGCTCGACGACAAGGACCGCGCCACCTTCGTGAAGTTCCATTGGCGCCCGAAGCTCGGCACGCAATCGACGTGCTGGGATGAGGCCGTGAAGATTGCCGGCGCCGATCCGGACTACCACCGGCGTGATCTCTACGAGGCGATCGCCTCGGGCAATTTCCCCGAATGGGATTTCGGCGTTCAGGTCCTGACCCAGGAACAAGCCGACAAGCTTCCCTTCGACATCCTCGACGCCACCAAGGTCATCCCGGAAGAAATGGTCCCGCTGAAGATCATCGGCCGGCTTGTGCTCAATCGGAATCCCGACAACTTCTTTGCCGAGACGGAGCAGTCCGCGTTCCTGCCGACCAACATGCCGCCGGGAATCGATGTTTCGGAAGACCCGTTGCTGCAGGGCCGCCTCTTCTCCTACCAGGACACACAGCTTTCGCGGCTCGGCACCGTGAACTTTCATCAGATCCCGATCAACCGCGCGAAGGGCTGCCCGTTTCAGAACATGCAGCGCGACGGGCAGATGCAGACGCAGGTCTTCACCGGACGCGCCAATTACGAGCCCAACAGTCTGGCGCAAGCCGGTGAACAGGCCGGGCCCCGCGAAGATGCGTCGGCTGGTTTCAAAACCTATGCGCTGCCGCTTGACGGCGTTAAAATCAGGCAACGCTCGGAGAGCTTTGCCGACCATTTCTCGCACGCACGGCTGTTCTACCGATCGCAGACCGAGAGCGAGCAGGCTCACATCGCGAGCGCGCTTGTCTTCGAATTGTCGAAAGTGACGCTCCCGCATGTCCGCGCGCGCGTCCTCGCGAATGTGAGAAATGTCGACGAGGACCTCGCCGCACGCGTTGCGAGCGGCATGAACGTGGAGTTGCCGGCCGCGTCGAAACCGGCCGTCGCGCCGATCGATATGAAGCCCTCGCCGATGCTGCGCATCGTCGGCAAATACCCTGAGAGTTTACAGGGCCGCGCCGTCGGCATTCTCGTCACCGATGGTGCCGACGGCGCCGTCGTCAATGCGGTGCGCAAAGCAGTCGAAGCCGAAGGCGGCACCGTGAAGATCGTCGCGCCGAAAATCGGCGGTGTGACTCTGAAAAACGGTAAGGTGCTGGCCGCGGACGGGCAGCTCGCCGGCACCCCGTCGGTCTTGTTCGACGCTGTCGCGATCATTGTGTCGGAAGACGGTTGCGCCGAGCTCGTCACCGAAGGCGCGGCCGTCGACTTTGCCAAAGACGCATTCGGGCATCTCAAAGCCATCGGTCACAGCGCGGAGGCGCAGCCGTTGCTGGAGAAAGCCGGCGTTGTCGCCGATGACGGCGTCGTCCTGCTGGCGCGCGACGTCGAAGCATTTTTGACACCGGCGCGCACCCGGCAATGGGACCGCGAGCCGAGCGTCCGAATGCTTGCTTAG
- a CDS encoding extracellular catalytic domain type 1 short-chain-length polyhydroxyalkanoate depolymerase — MRSLSDTLARLNAMKTSADRAARQTQPSRLAPFPPAGRNEGRLNAKIYVPAGIAAGSALIVALHGCTQDADAFDVGSGWSQLADEQSFVVLYPEQQRANNANLCFNWFNAADTTRGAGEAASIHALIEATIARHNVNRSRIFITGLSAGGAMAASMLACYPDVFAGGAIIAGLAHGVAQSVPEAFDRMRGHGLPSEAQLQALISARSTHQGQWPSVSIWHGDADRTVAVANAGALVAQWRGPHRVPETPTRIERGDRHIRRSWDGANGSVAIEEIVIAGMGHGLPLRGGDAVGRIGPFMLDAGISSTREIARSWGLTKASASRTVVAKSPATSAPIASSPAMPRDAEPVAPAGSAQRPTPSASSPLASSVTNTIESALRAAGLMR; from the coding sequence ATGCGATCACTATCCGACACGCTTGCGCGTTTGAACGCGATGAAGACTTCCGCGGACCGAGCTGCGCGCCAAACCCAACCGTCGCGCCTCGCGCCATTTCCGCCTGCAGGGCGCAACGAAGGCCGGCTCAATGCGAAAATCTATGTGCCGGCCGGCATCGCGGCGGGTTCAGCGCTTATCGTTGCTTTGCACGGCTGCACGCAGGACGCTGATGCTTTTGATGTTGGGTCAGGCTGGTCGCAGCTTGCCGATGAACAGTCGTTTGTCGTGCTTTATCCGGAACAGCAACGCGCAAACAACGCCAACCTCTGCTTCAATTGGTTCAACGCCGCGGACACGACCCGCGGCGCCGGGGAGGCGGCTTCGATCCACGCGCTAATCGAGGCAACGATCGCGCGTCATAATGTTAATCGCAGCCGCATCTTCATCACCGGGCTGTCGGCAGGCGGCGCGATGGCCGCCTCGATGCTCGCGTGTTACCCGGATGTGTTCGCGGGCGGAGCGATCATCGCGGGTCTTGCCCACGGTGTTGCGCAGTCCGTTCCCGAAGCTTTCGACCGCATGCGCGGCCACGGGTTGCCGTCCGAAGCGCAACTGCAGGCGTTGATCAGTGCGCGATCGACGCATCAGGGCCAATGGCCGTCCGTGTCGATCTGGCACGGCGACGCGGATCGCACGGTTGCCGTCGCCAACGCGGGCGCACTTGTCGCGCAGTGGCGCGGTCCGCATCGCGTGCCCGAAACGCCGACACGGATCGAGCGCGGCGATCGGCACATCCGCCGCAGTTGGGACGGCGCGAACGGGAGCGTCGCGATCGAGGAGATCGTCATTGCCGGAATGGGCCATGGGCTGCCGCTGCGCGGCGGCGACGCTGTCGGCCGGATCGGGCCGTTCATGCTTGACGCCGGTATCTCCTCGACGCGCGAGATCGCACGGTCCTGGGGTCTTACGAAAGCATCCGCGTCTCGGACTGTTGTCGCAAAATCGCCTGCGACAAGCGCGCCTATCGCAAGTTCGCCAGCGATGCCGAGAGATGCTGAACCCGTAGCGCCGGCCGGATCTGCACAGCGCCCGACACCATCGGCTTCCTCGCCGCTGGCGTCGTCCGTCACCAACACCATTGAAAGCGCTCTGCGCGCTGCCGGCCTGATGCGCTGA
- a CDS encoding DUF3253 domain-containing protein: MKTICPSEIARVLARPHSSDWPALMPLVHAAVDHLLERKLVRLSWRGMPIIKRDGPYRIARAQTDDPS; encoded by the coding sequence ATGAAGACGATCTGTCCCAGCGAGATAGCGCGCGTTTTGGCTCGTCCTCACTCCAGCGACTGGCCGGCGTTGATGCCGTTGGTGCACGCGGCCGTCGATCATCTGCTGGAGCGCAAGCTCGTGCGATTGAGCTGGCGCGGAATGCCAATCATCAAACGCGATGGGCCCTACAGGATCGCTAGGGCTCAGACTGATGACCCCTCGTAA
- a CDS encoding response regulator yields MLTEDMLDNLGFEITTVAATLGEGLAAARDADVDVAVLDINLRGDTSYPIAEMLLARGIPFVFTSGYGKTGIDPRYAEAQVLQKPFTEQSLDAAISRSVNARGDGDYLAFKRPDE; encoded by the coding sequence ATGCTCACCGAAGACATGCTGGACAATCTCGGCTTCGAGATCACGACGGTTGCGGCAACGCTCGGCGAAGGTCTCGCAGCCGCGCGCGATGCGGATGTCGATGTCGCGGTACTCGACATCAACCTGCGAGGCGATACATCGTATCCTATCGCGGAAATGCTGCTCGCGCGCGGGATCCCATTCGTTTTCACCAGCGGATACGGAAAGACCGGAATTGATCCGCGTTACGCAGAAGCGCAGGTGTTGCAGAAGCCGTTTACCGAACAGTCTCTCGACGCCGCCATCAGCCGGAGCGTCAACGCGCGCGGCGACGGCGATTATCTCGCCTTCAAGCGGCCTGACGAATGA
- a CDS encoding ferric reductase-like transmembrane domain-containing protein, which translates to MNAAKVTLIWAALAAAIGVPIALAATSSLLEYRGAVYIVGGFAGIMALGLLLVQPLLIGGYLPGLTGYRGRRVHHWIGGALVAAIVVHVIGLWITSPPDMIDALTLTSPTPFSLWGVIAMWAIFATGAFAALRRRLGLRPRVWGSIHMVLAVIIVVGSVAHGLLIEGTMETMSKAALCALVVIAAVKVISGQVLRRRTALRERSDARPQ; encoded by the coding sequence ATGAATGCCGCGAAGGTGACCCTGATCTGGGCCGCCCTTGCGGCTGCCATCGGCGTGCCGATAGCCCTGGCAGCGACAAGTTCGCTCCTCGAGTATCGCGGCGCCGTTTACATCGTTGGCGGCTTCGCGGGAATCATGGCGCTCGGCCTCCTGCTCGTTCAGCCGCTATTGATCGGCGGATACCTGCCCGGCCTGACGGGCTATCGCGGGCGCCGGGTCCACCACTGGATCGGCGGCGCGCTGGTCGCTGCCATCGTTGTTCACGTCATCGGGCTCTGGATCACCAGCCCGCCGGACATGATCGACGCGCTCACCCTTACGTCGCCGACGCCCTTCTCATTGTGGGGCGTGATCGCCATGTGGGCGATTTTCGCGACCGGGGCGTTCGCTGCGCTGCGGCGGCGCCTGGGCCTGCGGCCGCGGGTCTGGGGCAGCATCCACATGGTGCTGGCGGTGATCATTGTAGTTGGGAGCGTCGCTCACGGGCTGCTGATCGAGGGCACAATGGAAACGATGTCGAAGGCGGCGCTGTGCGCGCTGGTCGTCATCGCGGCTGTGAAAGTTATCTCCGGCCAAGTGCTGCGGCGTCGGACTGCACTGCGCGAGCGAAGCGACGCGCGGCCGCAATAG
- a CDS encoding PRC-barrel domain-containing protein: MAEQKETGNLIGSDKVEGTAVYGTGDEKIGSIERIMIDKPSGKVGYAVLAFGGFLGMGHDHYPVPWGALKYDTNLGGYRTNISKDQLEGAPKYANDDDWDWSDEQRGRKVHDHYGTPWGL, from the coding sequence ATGGCTGAACAGAAAGAAACCGGAAATCTCATCGGCAGCGATAAGGTTGAGGGCACTGCCGTTTACGGAACCGGCGATGAAAAGATCGGATCGATCGAGCGCATCATGATCGATAAGCCGTCCGGCAAAGTCGGCTACGCCGTGCTGGCCTTCGGCGGCTTTCTCGGCATGGGCCACGACCACTATCCGGTGCCGTGGGGCGCGCTGAAATACGACACCAATCTCGGCGGTTACCGCACCAACATTTCCAAGGATCAGCTCGAAGGCGCGCCGAAATACGCCAACGATGATGATTGGGATTGGAGCGACGAACAACGTGGCCGCAAGGTTCACGATCACTATGGGACCCCTTGGGGCCTTTAA
- a CDS encoding PAS domain-containing protein — protein MRIESTRMDAANSVERREHDRIDSEIARVAKSSDPFAAAVRTTRMPMLITDPAKPDNPIVFANDAFSRLTGYTREEIIGRNCRFLQGPRTDMAGVAKMRDAIERRVPIEIELQNHKKDGEVFWNRVLISPVFDESGALTYFFASQYDVTLERDQLVRLQRDRDALEAEVERHASDLMRREDRLRFILKAGRLGIWTLDLADQRLVASPICKENFGRGESDPFGYADLLEAIHPDDRDRMRIAVTQSIETHKDYDIEYRILTPRGELRWILIRGQAHYAADGSPLSMAGISIDITDRKRGEDHRDLLAAELNHRVKNSMATMQSIAHQTLRNAATLEQARTTLDARLQSLSSAHDVLTRENWEGATIAEIADGALGPFRAANANRFAAGGPSIRLSPRAALALVLALHELATNAVKYGALSNEDGRVILNWSMTDGAQDDSFSLRWEEVGGPQVSAPSRSGFGTRMIERALAAEIGGTARIDYRPSGIVFSLEASLIAEDQRP, from the coding sequence ATGAGAATAGAGAGCACCCGAATGGACGCGGCGAACTCGGTTGAACGCCGCGAGCATGATCGCATCGATAGTGAGATCGCGCGCGTTGCCAAGAGCAGCGATCCCTTCGCGGCGGCGGTTCGCACGACGCGGATGCCGATGCTCATTACGGATCCGGCAAAGCCCGACAATCCCATCGTATTTGCCAACGACGCCTTCAGCCGTTTGACCGGGTATACGCGCGAAGAGATCATCGGGCGTAATTGTCGCTTCCTGCAAGGCCCACGAACCGACATGGCCGGCGTGGCCAAAATGCGAGACGCGATCGAGCGGCGTGTACCGATTGAGATCGAACTACAAAATCATAAGAAAGACGGCGAGGTTTTCTGGAACCGGGTGCTCATCTCTCCGGTGTTCGACGAGAGCGGTGCCCTCACCTATTTTTTCGCGTCTCAGTATGACGTGACGCTTGAGCGCGATCAGCTGGTACGCCTACAGCGAGACCGCGACGCACTTGAGGCTGAGGTTGAGCGTCACGCGTCGGATCTGATGCGGCGTGAAGACAGACTGCGTTTCATTCTAAAAGCTGGTCGCTTGGGCATTTGGACTCTGGACCTGGCCGATCAGCGTCTCGTCGCTTCGCCCATCTGCAAAGAGAATTTCGGACGCGGCGAGAGTGATCCATTCGGCTACGCCGATCTCCTTGAGGCGATACACCCCGACGATCGCGACCGCATGCGGATCGCGGTCACTCAGTCGATCGAAACCCATAAGGACTACGACATTGAATATCGGATTTTGACTCCGAGGGGTGAGCTACGTTGGATCCTCATCCGTGGCCAAGCTCATTACGCTGCCGACGGCAGCCCTCTCAGTATGGCCGGGATTTCGATCGATATAACCGACCGCAAAAGAGGCGAAGATCATCGCGATCTTTTGGCGGCCGAACTCAACCATCGGGTCAAGAACTCGATGGCCACGATGCAATCGATTGCGCATCAGACATTGAGAAATGCCGCGACCCTCGAGCAAGCCCGTACGACACTTGACGCGAGACTGCAGTCACTATCATCGGCGCACGACGTCCTCACACGGGAGAACTGGGAGGGCGCAACAATCGCCGAGATCGCGGACGGCGCGTTGGGACCGTTTCGCGCGGCCAATGCCAATCGTTTTGCAGCCGGCGGCCCCTCCATTCGGCTTTCGCCGCGCGCCGCCCTGGCGCTCGTGCTGGCACTGCACGAACTGGCGACGAATGCGGTCAAGTATGGCGCGCTGTCGAACGAAGACGGCCGCGTGATCCTCAATTGGTCTATGACCGACGGCGCGCAAGACGATAGCTTCTCGCTGCGCTGGGAAGAAGTTGGAGGACCTCAGGTTTCCGCACCAAGCCGCAGCGGCTTCGGAACCAGAATGATCGAGCGAGCGCTTGCTGCCGAGATCGGCGGCACCGCCCGGATCGACTATCGGCCGAGCGGAATCGTTTTTTCCCTGGAGGCATCGTTGATCGCCGAAGATCAGCGTCCGTAG
- a CDS encoding Twin-arginine translocation pathway signal, translating into MTTVILNRRNIIAAGGTVFAAGVSGLWVPAEAQGVAPTPSMSGGSNNYRKGAAIVERIGKGGFVMSGTVRRAGDGSPLAGQRIQIWAHTTEGQEHEPQSHGATLTDKNGAFRLEMPQIIPVFGQPHGHLAYDSGEFKTVFLRPVMKSAKDKSLEAHFVLQSA; encoded by the coding sequence ATGACCACCGTCATATTGAACCGCCGCAACATCATCGCCGCCGGCGGCACCGTATTCGCAGCCGGAGTTTCCGGCCTCTGGGTGCCCGCGGAAGCTCAGGGCGTCGCGCCGACGCCATCGATGTCGGGCGGCTCGAACAACTATCGCAAGGGTGCCGCCATCGTCGAACGGATCGGCAAAGGCGGCTTCGTAATGAGCGGCACCGTGCGACGCGCGGGCGATGGTTCGCCGCTCGCCGGGCAACGCATCCAGATTTGGGCGCACACCACGGAAGGCCAAGAGCACGAGCCGCAAAGTCATGGCGCCACGCTGACCGATAAGAACGGCGCGTTCCGCCTCGAGATGCCGCAGATCATTCCGGTGTTCGGTCAACCGCACGGACATCTCGCATACGACAGCGGCGAATTCAAAACGGTCTTTCTCCGCCCAGTTATGAAGAGCGCGAAGGACAAGAGCCTCGAAGCGCACTTCGTCCTTCAATCAGCCTGA
- a CDS encoding outer membrane protein — protein MFKTLTAASIVALCAAAPALAADLGRPVYKAPMVMPVYFSWNGFYIGGNAGYAWSHEDVRTTGQSTANIANVAGGARPANVGMRPSGFTGGAQMGYNMQAGNWVYGIEADIAYTDLSETRTIVTTGLAPGFAPNLQNTFRQELEYLGTVRGRLGYSWDRTLLYVTGGFAYGGVNNSATFTGANGAVVQFQGGRDRIRTGYAIGGGAEHALAGNWSVKLEYLYYDLGRDNINVALVPGSLGAPTGYNSRFDNSGHLVRAGINYRFGGVPIVASY, from the coding sequence ATGTTCAAAACACTGACCGCTGCATCAATCGTCGCATTGTGTGCCGCCGCGCCCGCTCTTGCTGCCGACCTCGGCCGCCCTGTCTACAAGGCGCCGATGGTCATGCCGGTCTACTTCTCGTGGAACGGCTTCTACATCGGCGGCAACGCCGGTTACGCGTGGAGCCACGAAGACGTCCGCACCACTGGACAATCGACGGCGAATATCGCCAACGTCGCCGGCGGCGCACGTCCCGCGAATGTCGGCATGCGGCCTTCCGGTTTCACCGGCGGTGCGCAGATGGGCTACAATATGCAGGCCGGCAATTGGGTCTATGGCATCGAGGCCGACATCGCCTACACGGACCTCAGTGAAACCCGCACGATCGTGACGACCGGGCTTGCCCCGGGCTTTGCGCCGAACCTGCAGAACACGTTTCGGCAAGAGCTGGAATATCTCGGCACAGTGCGCGGACGTCTCGGTTATTCGTGGGATCGCACCCTGCTCTACGTGACCGGCGGTTTCGCGTATGGCGGCGTCAACAACAGCGCCACCTTCACGGGCGCCAACGGCGCAGTCGTCCAGTTCCAAGGCGGGCGCGATCGCATCCGCACCGGCTATGCGATCGGCGGCGGTGCCGAGCATGCGCTCGCTGGCAACTGGAGCGTCAAACTCGAGTATCTGTATTACGATCTCGGCCGCGACAACATCAATGTCGCCTTGGTTCCCGGCAGCCTTGGCGCTCCGACCGGCTACAACAGCCGCTTCGACAATTCCGGACATCTTGTGCGCGCCGGCATCAACTATCGCTTCGGCGGTGTGCCGATCGTCGCGTCTTACTAA
- a CDS encoding class II aldolase/adducin family protein, whose amino-acid sequence MSNVFQLDKDQMSAAEWEIRCDLAALYRVVDHLGWTDLLDTHMSVRVPGEPNAFLINDYEEMFDEITASSLVKMDMDGNVLGRQGRHNAAGFTIHSGVYKARPDANCVMHTHTRAGGGVSLMKKGIRPISQDALHIYDDLVYHEYGVPASKEECEALGVSCQAGSHVILHNHGLLAVGDTIPGTLRKLYMMERACEIELISRQLGEEPIMIEDSIIERAARRMKQVRAEPAYGVSYFKALKRQLEKLGKNDCAR is encoded by the coding sequence ATGAGCAACGTGTTTCAACTCGATAAAGATCAGATGAGCGCCGCGGAGTGGGAAATACGCTGCGATCTCGCGGCGCTCTACCGCGTCGTCGATCATCTCGGCTGGACGGACCTGCTCGACACGCACATGTCGGTTCGCGTTCCAGGCGAACCAAACGCGTTCCTCATCAACGACTATGAAGAGATGTTCGACGAGATCACCGCGTCGAGCTTGGTGAAGATGGATATGGACGGCAACGTCCTCGGCCGTCAGGGTCGTCACAACGCCGCCGGCTTCACGATCCACAGCGGTGTTTACAAGGCGCGGCCGGATGCGAATTGCGTGATGCACACGCATACGCGCGCCGGCGGCGGTGTCTCGTTGATGAAGAAGGGCATCCGGCCGATCAGCCAGGATGCGCTGCATATCTACGACGATCTCGTCTATCACGAATACGGCGTGCCGGCGTCGAAGGAAGAATGCGAAGCGCTCGGCGTCAGCTGCCAAGCGGGAAGCCACGTCATCCTGCACAATCACGGTTTGCTGGCGGTCGGCGATACGATTCCGGGAACGCTGCGCAAACTCTACATGATGGAGCGCGCCTGCGAGATCGAGCTCATTTCGCGGCAACTCGGCGAGGAGCCGATCATGATCGAAGACAGCATCATCGAGCGCGCGGCGCGGCGCATGAAGCAAGTGCGCGCCGAGCCAGCGTACGGCGTGAGCTATTTCAAGGCGCTCAAGCGCCAGCTCGAGAAGCTCGGTAAGAACGACTGCGCGCGTTGA